A single genomic interval of Spinacia oleracea cultivar Varoflay chromosome 6, BTI_SOV_V1, whole genome shotgun sequence harbors:
- the LOC110802104 gene encoding scarecrow-like protein 28, producing the protein MLAGCSSSLLSPRHRLRSEASAQFQACHYPLPSMSTQRLDLPCNFPRKEVSVTRPQSIRAPVVGLSLEKPTLKQTIKLPPPSPEGRREIKAEFWREKGKSLKRRSFRDDDDDGDDEDEDEEGSKRKRSRFDFGESEGFWMQQPGFGIVNFPQLPFSISCSGEEERVCFGGPTDVVSPPPLPPLSHNPWITEYGGEIEGEPSHHGAVTTTTTTTSGSSSSSDSHSLNVPEYGQFGNGSMNPNPNPGDGSRLVRTHNTNDQTEQQGFELVSFLMSCVEAIQTRNIPAINHFIAKLGEQASPRSPSTISRLTAYFTEALALRVTRLWPRIFHISVPRELDRFDDESGAAAFRLLNQISPIPKFIHFTANEMLLRAFEGKDKVHIIDFDIKQGLQWASFFQSLATRANPPSHVRLTGIGESKQELVETGDRLANFAEAFNLPFEFHPVVDRLEDVRLWMLHVKEGESVAVNCIFQLHKTLYDANNGAFRDFMGLIRSTNPTALVMAEQEAEHNEPNLEMRVCNSLRYYSAVFDSIDSTLPFDIPARVKIEEMFGREIRNIVACEGSDRIERHEKFGNWKRKMEQEGFRGIMRRDDESEVFQSRMLLKMYSNEGYNVEEQGDEGITLRWMDQPLYTVSLWGSVDAAGSSSSFSQPI; encoded by the coding sequence ATGTTGGCTGGGTGTTCATCATCATTGTTGTCACCAAGGCATAGATTGAGGAGTGAAGCATCAGCACAGTTTCAAGCTTGTCATTATCCATTACCTTCAATGAGCACACAGAGATTGGATTTACCCTGCAACTTTCCAAGAAAAGAAGTATCAGTCACTCGGCCGCAGTCGATTCGAGCACCTGTGGTGGGACTTTCTTTGGAGAAGCCGACATTGAAGCAGACTATCAAGTTGCCGCCGCCGTCGCCGGAGGGGAGGAGGGAGATCAAGGCTGAGTTTTGGCGGGAGAAAGGTAAGAGCTTGAAGAGAAGGTCTTTCAgggacgatgatgatgatggtgatgacgaggatgaagatgaagaagggtCTAAAAGGAAGAGAAGCAGGTTTGATTTCGGTGAATCTGAAGGTTTCTGGATGCAGCAACCAGGGTTTGGGATTGTTAATTTCCCTCAACTTCCATTTTCAATCTCCTGTTCTGGGGAAGAAGAAAGGGTTTGCTTTGGTGGTCCAACTGATGTGGTTTCTCCGCCGCCATTGCCGCCGTTGTCGCACAATCCTTGGATTACAGAATATGGTGGTGAAATTGAAGGTGAACCTAGTCATCATGGAGCtgttacaacaacaacaacaacaacatcaggGTCAAGTTCTTCTTCTGACAGTCATAGCTTGAACGTTCCTGAGTATGGTCAATTTGGAAATGGGTCTAtgaaccctaaccctaaccctgGTGATGGTTCAAGGTTGGTTCGAACCCACAACACCAATGATCAAACCGAGCAGCAAGGGTTCGAGCTAGTGAGCTTTCTTATGAGTTGTGTGGAAGCTATTCAAACCAGAAACATTCCTGCAATTAACCATTTCATAGCCAAGTTAGGTGAGCAAGCTTCACCAAGAAGCCCATCCACTATTAGCCGTCTAACAGCTTACTTCACTGAAGCTTTAGCCTTAAGAGTGACAAGGCTATGGCCTCGGATATTCCACATAAGTGTTCCAAGGGAACTCGATCGTTTCGATGATGAATCCGGTGCAGCTGCATTCAGGCTATTAAACCAGATTAGTCCAATCCCAAAGTTCATCCATTTTACTGCAAATGAGATGCTTTTAAGAGCCTTTGAAGGGAAAGATAAAGTTCATATCATTGATTTTGACATCAAGCAAGGGTTACAATGGGCTAGCTTTTTCCAAAGCTTAGCCACCAGGGCTAACCCTCCTAGTCATGTTAGGCTAACCGGGATAGGGGAGTCAAAGCAAGAGTTGGTTGAGACAGGTGATAGGTTGGCTAACTTTGCTGAAGCATTCAATCTGCCATTTGAATTCCACCCTGTTGTTGATCGTTTGGAGGATGTTAGGCTATGGATGTTACATGTAAAGGAAGGTGAAAGTGTAGCTGTAAACTGCATATTTCAGCTACATAAGACTTTATATGATGCTAATAATGGTGCATTTAGAGATTTCATGGGTTTAATCCGAAGTACTAACCCAACAGCTTTGGTTATGGCTGAACAAGAAGCTGAACACAATGAACCCAACTTGGAGATGAGGGTTTGTAACTCACTAAGATACTATTCAGCTGTATTTGATTCCATTGATTCAACCCTTCCTTTCGACATTCCAGCAAGGGTGAAGATCGAGGAGATGTTTGGGCGCGAGATTAGGAACATTGTTGCTTGTGAAGGGAGTGACAGGATTGAAAGGCATGAGAAGTTTGGGAATTGGAAAAGGAAAATGGAACAAGAAGGGTTTCGGGGTATTATGAGAAGGGATGATGAGAGTGAGGTGTTTCAGAGTCGGATGTTGTTGAAGATGTACTCAAATGAAGGGTATAATGTGGAAGAACAAGGGGATGAAGGTATTACTTTGAGATGGATGGATCAGCCTTTGTATACTGTTTCATTATGGGGTTCTGTTGATGCTGCAGGGAGTTCTTCCAGTTTTTCTCAGCCAATTTGA